CCACGCCGCCGGTGATAAAGATGAACCGCGTCATGGAAGGCCGTTCTAGACCCCGGTCGCGCGGAACCCAAGCGATTCCGACGCGAAGCCGTGGACTTATCTACAGAATTTCGATGTTGACGCGATTCAGGAACGGGCCCCGAGTCGCATCGACGAATTTCGCCGGAAAACTTAGCGCGCGACCGGCGGCGCGGGTGCGGCCGGAACCGCCGGCGCGGCGGGCGCGGTCGGAATCGGACCGTCCATAACCGCGGGCGCACGGCGCGAATGACCGCCGGCGAGGATGGCGAGCGTCAGACTCGTCACCATGAACGCCGCCGCCAGGATCGCCGTGGTGCGAGTCAGCAGGTTCGCCGTGCCGCGCGCGGTCATGAAACCGCCCATGCCGCCCGAACCGCCGCCGCCCAGGCCCAGCCCGCCCCCTTCGGAGCGTTGGACGAGCACCACGCCCACCAGGGCGAGGGCGATCAGCAGATGGACGACGGTCAGAACGAGTTCCATGAGGCGAGGATGCTTTCGGTTCGGAGAGGCCGGGTATTTAGCCCGTCGGCGGGGGCCGGTAAAGGGCAAGAACCCTGAAATTCCGCCGACCCCGCCAATTACCGACTCTTTTACGGGGTTTATTCTTGCGACTCCGGACGCTAGATTTCGACATCCAAGGGATGATCGAATATGCGTACCACTCTCCTCGCCTTTCTCGCCGCCGCGATTTTGGCCCTGCCCGCGCAAGCCCAATACACGATCCAAGACGGCGTGCCGAACGCGCAAAATCGCGGCCCGGAAAAGGCGCTTGGACTCATCATTTGGAATCACGGCCTTCTCGGCAATCACGATCAATCGCGTTTTGGCGTGCCGAAATTCGTCGAGCGCTTGCATAGTGCCGGCTGGGACGTGCGCAAAATCGCGCGCGACGGCTTGCACGAGAATAACTGGACGGCCGCCGGCCGCTTGCATGTCCGCCGCACGATCGAGGAAGCCAACGCGGCGACCGCGCAAGGCTACAAACGGATCGTGTTGGCCGGGCAAAGCTATGGCGGTGGCATCACCCAGGAAGCCGCGCGGGAGATCGCGGTCTGGGCGATCATCCCCAGCGCGTCGGGCTTCGGCACGCCGATCTCGAGCGTGGGAACGTCGGCCTCCGGCACCGGATCGACGGCCGAAGCGCGCGCTGCTTATTCGGATACGAAGGCCCAACGGATCGTCGGCATCTATCCGCATCACGATGCCTACGCGCTGGGTTCGGCCGATCGCGGGCGGGTCCTTCGAAACATCGCCGAAGAACGCGGCTTGATTTATTTGCCGCTCGACGAACGCAGCGCGTTGATCGGCCATGGCGGATCGTCGTCGGCGCAGATGGATTTCTCCTACGGCGCTTGCGTCGTTCGTTTCCTCGATCCGGTGTTCGAGCCCAAGCGCGGAATCAATGTTTGCGGCGACGGCGGTTTGCCGGTCGGGCCGGTGCGCCTACAGGAAACCGACACGCTCAAACCCGCCGACCTGCCGATGCACGAGCATTGGGGCAAATTTCGCGGCGTTTGGATCGGCGCCTGGAGCAATCCCTACCTCGTCTCGGTCGCAATCGAACGCGGCGAAAAAGGCTATATGCTCACGATGCTCGAAGGCTTGACCAATTCGGGCAAGCTGTGGCGCCGGCGCAGCGTTCCGGCCGCGTTGGAAGGCCGTGACGTCGTCGCGCAATTCGACGCGACCAGCTATGCGCTGGTCCAAGACATCACGACGGGCCATATCGGCCTGCGCTGGCAGCGCGACGGCAAATCGGGGACCCTCGTCATGCGGCCGGATACCGGGCCGGGACGCTAAATCGCTCGCGCCTTATTGTTTCTCAATAACAAACAAAGTTTTCCAAAATCGGAGAATTGTAAAACGGTACCGGTGGAGCCAATTTCTCCTTCGAACGCGGCGGTCTTTCGCCGCACCAACGAACGGAAGGAACTCCCCCATGATCACGATCCGCCCCTCCGAAGAACGCGGCCCCGCCGATTTCGGCTGGCTCAAGGCGCGCCATAGCTTCTCGTTCGGGAACTATTACGACCCGCGCCATATGGGGTTCCGCAATCTTCGCGTCATCAACGAAGACCGCGTCGCCGCCGGTGCGGGGTTCCCCACCCACGGCCACCGCGACATGGAGATCGTGACCTATCTGCTCGACGGCGAACTCGAGCATAAGGATTCGATGGGCAATGGCGAGGTGATCCGCCCCGGCGAAGTCCAGGCGATGAGTGCGGGCACGGGCGTGTTGCATTCGGAGTTCAACCCCTCCGACATCAACCCGACGCATCTGCTGCAGATCTGGCTGCTGCCCGACAAGCAGGGCCACAAGCCGCGCTACGACCAGAAGGTGTTCGGCCGCGAGGAGAAGCTCAACAAGCTCCGCCTGGTCGTGTCGCCCGACGGCGCCGACGATTCGATCTTCATCCACCAGGATTCGAAGATCTACGCGTCGATCCTGGAAGCGGGGAAGAGCGTGTCGCTCGATCTCGCGCCGAAGCGCCATGCCTGGGTGCAGGTGGCGCGCGGCGAGATCGCCCTGGGCGAGACCGTGCTGAAAGCCGGCGATGGCGCGGCGATCAGCGATCTCGCCAAGCTGGAGATCAAGGGAATCGCGGACGCCAGCGAATTCCTGGTCTTCGATCTGAACTAACGCGTCAAGCGACGGCGGGTTCTTACCCGCCGTCGCCCACCAGCAG
This genomic interval from Alphaproteobacteria bacterium contains the following:
- the secG gene encoding preprotein translocase subunit SecG, translated to MELVLTVVHLLIALALVGVVLVQRSEGGGLGLGGGGSGGMGGFMTARGTANLLTRTTAILAAAFMVTSLTLAILAGGHSRRAPAVMDGPIPTAPAAPAVPAAPAPPVAR
- a CDS encoding pirin family protein is translated as MITIRPSEERGPADFGWLKARHSFSFGNYYDPRHMGFRNLRVINEDRVAAGAGFPTHGHRDMEIVTYLLDGELEHKDSMGNGEVIRPGEVQAMSAGTGVLHSEFNPSDINPTHLLQIWLLPDKQGHKPRYDQKVFGREEKLNKLRLVVSPDGADDSIFIHQDSKIYASILEAGKSVSLDLAPKRHAWVQVARGEIALGETVLKAGDGAAISDLAKLEIKGIADASEFLVFDLN